The genomic window ACACGGTCACTGGTGCCCAAAAGCCCGCGACGTTGGAAACGGGCTACGTGGTTCACGTCCCGATGCACATTGTTGAGGGCGACACCTTGAAAATTGACACGCGAACCGGCGAATACGTCGAGCGCGCAAACAAGTAAGACCGGTTTAATTAGACAAGTTTAGTTAGGCGTGATTTTGAAGCCGGCAAATCTTGCCGGCTTTTTCGTTTCGACTTTGGACCACATTCAGGACCTTTGTCGCAACCCGAAGCCCAGAACGCCACGTGAAAAGCTCCCTTTCCTAGTGGAAATGGCTGAAAATAAAGGCGTGTCTTCGGAAATCGAATCGGAAATCAGACAGCTATACATCGAAAGTGGTGACCCCGCTCTTGTTGCCGGACAATTGGTGAAACGGTGGGACGCCAATGTCTTATCCGATCGCGACATTCGAAGTATTTCTCGGTTCATGATTCACACGGGACTGCTACCTCACCTTCTCAATCAAATTCGCAGATCTTTAAAAAAAGATGCTCAAATTCCCTGGTCGGCGTTCATCGAAACTCTCTCGCGACTTGATGCCAAGTTGCAGCCGATGGAAGTCGACGCCATCTTTGAAGGAGTCGTCGAACAGTCGGAAGTTTTTCAAACAGATTTGATGATGGACCTCGTGGAAAGTACGGGTCTCGACAGTTATGATCCAAGGCCCGCCGAACTCCGCAGCCGAAGAATTGAAACCGCGCTTCGAAATCACGAAGATCGACGCGCTGATTTAATGCGACGTTTGGAATATGCTCGCGTCAACCGGCTGATCAGCCAAGAACGACGAATCTTGGACGAAATTCAGGCATTCGACCCAAATGATCCCCAACTTCGTAGGCAAAAGGATCTTTTCGAATTTCGTGAAGCGCAAGAAATTGTCGAAAACGCACTGTCACACTCTCCACCGAAGTCGGAACTTGAGAGAAAATATTCGAAACTTTCTCCAGAATTGCGTGAAGCCGCGAAACCTATTGTGAAGCAAGCGCGAACAATGGCAAAAACAGCGACAGAACCCGAACTTTACGATCTCGGCATGATGTTGCTTTTCATGGAATTGTACGACGACGTTATTCGCCTCCTCGAAAACAGGCGAATGTCGTCGAGAATTGATTGGCTAATTCTCGAGACGATGATTCTTGGCCGGCAATTTGCTGCGGCCTTAGGCGAGGTAGAGAAATTGGAAGTAACATACGCAGGAGATCCAGAATCACCATTCGCTCTGACCTATGCTAGGTCGCGAGCACTTTGGGGATTGGGTGATACCGTTACTGCGATAGAACTCATGCGAAGCTTAACGAAAGTGCGACCCACGTACAGATCTGCCACTACGCTTCTTCAGCAATGGGTGGAGGAAGCTCCATGACCAATGCTCAAAAACCACGTAGCTCATTTCGGCGGCGGTTTTTTTCGCGGCGGTTTTTAGTTTTTTCCTTACTCATTGCGGGAACGGCTTTTACCGTTGGCACCGTACTGTCACAAACAATTCCAAAGATAAAATCTTGGCTGCTTGTATCGATCGACGAATTTTCTCGAGAAAACCTGCCGGTTCGCATCCTGCCCGGTACTGTCGACTTCCGAATTGTGCCACTTGGAATCACGCTCAACGATGTCCGGATTCTTCCCACGGCAGAGTTCGAAAAGGAGAACGGGAAACTTTTTTCAGCGCTCACCATTCAAGAAATCCGAGCAGACCTTTCGATGCTTCAAATCATTCGGGGTGAAGTCGTACTGGATGAAGTGACTATTGCAGGCACTGAAGTTAAAGTAGTCGTACCAAAGCCAAAAGCTAGTAGCGGAAAACCACTTGAGGGTCTCTTTAAGGCACTCGACAAAGTTCCCATCGGCACATTTCTAATATCTGACACTAACGCGATCGTGGAAATTCCGCACGAAAGGCTTTCGCTTGAAATTGAAAACTTAAAATTTCAAATGGATCGCACCCGTGTTCGCTCACTTCCGAAGGTTGAATTAGAGGCCTCGGCCACCTCCGTTGTCATTCGTCAAAACCAGCCAAGTCCCGCGCCTGACCTAGTAATACGATTGGCGCCGGCTCTGTCACTTGAACTTACGCCTAAAGAAATCAACATCGAAAAACTTGAAGTCCGTCGAGGTTCTTCCGTGATCGACCTAAAGGGTGAGCTCAATGGAGATACAGAAGGGTTGGCCTTTTCGACCGGCAGTTTTGACCTCGCGTCAGATCTCGACGTCAAGTCAACGCGCGATTGGCTGCAAAAGTCGATTGCAGACGCGGCGCCGACGCCGCCAATGTCGGGCCGCTTACGTATGACTGCCAAGCTTGAAAAGAAGGGTAAGCCGCAACCATGGGGCGCCTCGTTCAAGCTGTCGACCGACGCTTATCATGTCCAATACATCGATCTCGACAAAATTGAAGCCAGTGGCAAGTGGGATGGGCAGCAGCTATTTATTCCCAGTGTGACCTCGGTCGCACGTGCCGGAAAAGTCGAACTCAAAGAAGTTCGAATTGGCGAAGGTCTGCAAAAAACACCTGATGGTCGGACTCCTTGGCTGATGAGAATCGGACTTTTGAATGCTGACATCGAACTGCACGAATTTTTGACCAATATGGGTGTCGGCCCGATTCCGGTTTGGCTTTCTGCCCAGGGTGCCTTTCCATGTGAGTCTCAGCTTGCACCGAAGTTCGCGATCCGCTGTGGAGGCGAGTTTAAAGGCCAAAACCTGATCGTTCAAAGTGCTTTGAAAACCGGGAGAAGTCCCGCAGGTGCGATTGCCGGGATTCCGGCATTCACGTCCAAAGGCGAATTCAGTTTTGATCTCGAAAAATTTCAATACTCGGCCGATATACGATTCCCAAATTCGGTCGGAAAAAGCACCGGCGAGGTCCGCTATAAAACTGGTTTTGATATAAAATATGAAGCCGAGAAACTTTCCATAAAAGACCTCTCTGCCCTTGGCGGGCTTAAATTAGAAGGTCTGCTCAAGTTAAAAGGCTCGACCACTGGCGGCTCGAAGTCGGCGTCGCTCACGATGGACCTTGAAGGCCAAGATTTATGGTTGGAAAACTTCTGGTTGGGCCAGCCGAAAGGAGTCGCGACATACAAGGCCGGTCATCTGACCTTCACGGGGCTTCAAGGGTTCTATACCACTTCCCGCTACAACGGCGATGTGAAGATAGACCTACGAAATTCGACAATCGATACGAATTTGCGGATGCCATTTTTTGATTCGCGCGATCTCTTTAAAATTTTCTCGCGAAAATTTACTCCGCCCTTCCCTGTGACTGGAACCGGGCAAGCCTCGATCAAGTCCTCTGGTCCGTTCGACATCTCAAAAATGACTTACGATCTAAAGTCGTCTTTGTTTAAGGGTACGGTCTCTGGCGAAAATTTTGATCAAGTCCACTTCGATGTGAAATCGATAAAGGGCGAAGTAAAATCTGAACGCGTGTCCATAAATCGCGGCGAAGCCGTGATTCAACTAACCGGAGAAGGCCATCCGGATGGAACTATCAATACGGTAGTTCGCGGTCGCGGCTTTCGATTGGAAGAAACCAACTTGATCTCAGAATCGGGCTTCGGCCTCGCGGGACTTGTGACTTTCGATATGCTTCTCAAAGGCCCCGTCCTAGCGCCGGACGCTGATCTAAACGGCAGTCTGACACGAACCTCAATTGCCGAGACTGCAGTGCCAGATAGCAACTTCAAACTTCGTTTCACTTCTAAGACCATCGAGGGCGCGGGTCAGTTTTTAGGTGACCTTTTGAATGGAGAGTTTGTATGGCCTCTGGCAGAAGAAGCCCCAATGTCAATCAAACTGCAAACAAGGGAATGGAACTTCGCCCCAATTTTTTCTGCGATCGCCGGCCCCAGCGGGCGAAAGGATTTCGAAGGACGACTGACCGCAGACGTCGATCTGAAGTCCAGCCGCGGTGGCTTCTGGGCGTCAAATGGATCCATCACAGTTGACCGACTTTCACTTCGTCGTGGTCCCATTGAACTTTCGAACCCAAGAAAACTTGTGGCCAACATGAAGAACGGTCTGTTTTCAATCCGTGATTTCGAACTTTCAGGCGACGGAACATTTATTAAAATCAATGACCAGCCAACAGCCGACCAATCTGGCAGAAACCTTGATCTCCAGATCAATTCGAAAATCGACATGAACTTGCTTTCCATTTTTACTCCATTTTTCGAAGAGCTCCGCGGCTTACTGTCCATGGCCGTGTCGTTGAAGATGGGGCCCGGCGGCAGCGATGTCATAGGATCGGCCTATATCGATCGCGCGTTTATAAAGTTCCCTGAATTCTCTCACGCCTTCGAAAATCTACAAAGTGACCTCGTTTTCAATCACAAGAAAGTGGTGATCAACTCGATCAAGTCCGACTTCGCAGGTGGAAAAATTCAGGCACTAGGGGGCCTTGAATTCCAAGGAAAAAAACAAGTTCCCGTCAACGTCACAGGATCCTTTGATCGCATCACTTTGAACCTGCCGGACAAAGTTCGGTCCTCGGGATCAGGCAACTTCACGTTCTCCGGAAGCTGGTTCCCGTTTCTTCTCAAGGGAAACTACAATGTGCGGGAAGGTCTTTTCGCAATGGAGCTTGATGCAGGCGGCGCAGGCGGAAAAGCGAGTGAAGACCTAAGGCGAGATCAGTTTTTACCGAAATTTTTGGTTGAAGAATCTTTTCAGCCGCTGCTTTTGGACATCAATGTCGATTTTTCAAAGGGAGTTCAGGCTAAGAACGAAATGATCGAAGGGTCTGCCACCGGAACAATGCAAGTCGAAGGGAGCCCATCAAAACCACGTTTGACCGGGCAGGTTCGGGCAAATGCCGATACCAAAATTAAGTTCAGAGAAAACATTTTTGACGTTTCGAGCGCGATCTTGTCGTTTGATGACCCGCTTGAAATTAATCCGCGCATCAACCTGAACGCACGTACTCGCGTCGACGGCTATGACGTGAACCTCTTGGTCCAGGGAACCGGAAAAAAACCAGAAATTTCTGTCTCCAGCATACCGCCAATGCCAGAACGAGATATTCTGTCTCTCTTGGCACTCGGTACGACGGATCAAAGGTTGACGACCACCGACAGCGGAAGCCAACAAGGCTCCGCAGCCGGTCAGCAGTTGATCAGTGGCGTTGCGAATCAAGCCCTCAAAGGAGTGACAAAAAAACTCGGCGTAGACGTCCAATTGTCCCCTGGCTTTGATGACACAAATGGCGATTACCAAAAAGTGATCCTTAAAATTCCAGTCAATAGAAAACTTGAACTCTCCGGTAGCCAAACCCTAGGAAAAAAGCCAGAGACGGAACTCGTACTTCGGTACCGATTTACCGATCGCGTTTCAGGCGTTCTTCGAGGCCAACTTCAAGACCGTGGAGAGGTTTCTGACTCGACAGGCCAACAGTCTCGAAATTCTGAAAAGGCCGGCCTCGACTTCGAGTACAAGTTTGAGTTCAAATAGCACCTATGTTTGGCCTTCTTCAGTTTCCAACATTTATATCGGCAGCCGCATTATCGATCGCGATGATTTTCGCGGCGCCGGTGGCCGAAGCGGCGACCATCATGAAATTTACAGGCGTCTCTGTTGCCCAGGGCCGAGCGCTTCAATCGAAATTTCCCTTTGTTTTTGAACGACCCATCTCGCTTGCAGAGGCCGACGAAGTCGTTCGGTTCCTGATGAAGACCGGGCTGTATTCGAATATTGAAGTCGTCTCGCGAGTGGTCGACGGCGACCCGGAACTACTTTTGGTTGCGACAGCCTTAAGAAAAATCAAAGGCATTACCGTGGGCGGCAATCGAGCCATGTCCAACTCAGAGGTCCTTCAGGTCTTACAGCTGCAAGAGGGAAAGGTTTTTGAACGAAAAGAATTAATCGAATCCATCAAAAACCTTCAGACAGAATATCGCAGGCGCGGATATAGAGGCATGAACGCCGAAGTCGACTTCGAAACTCCAAACGAAAGCGAAGTGGAACTTAAGGTAAAGGTCGAAGAAGGAATACCGACAATTGTCGAACGGGTGCAAATCGATAGCGCAAATCCAGAGGTCGTGCGCCGAATTGACCGAATCATTAAACCTCTCAAAGGAAAAGCGCTTAGCGAAGACGATCTGCAAAAATTGACCAAAGAAATTGCCGAAGATTTACGTAGCAACCGATTTCTGACCGCCAGAACTCTCGATCCTCAGGCGGTTTTTGACGAGCAACAGTCTCGTGTTCGAATCGCGATCACGATCGAGAGCGCGTGGAAGTATCTGTTTAAATTTGAGGGCAATTTGGCCTTGGATGACTCAGCGCTAATCCGCCAAATGAACCTTGAACAGCTGGTGGGAACAGTCACTACACCCGCTCCTGAGCTTGCGGAAAGACTTCGGCGGGCTTACCAAACCAGCGGTTTTGCACATATTGAAGTTTCGGCGACAGAAAAAACTATCGAAGAAAGCTTCATCAAGGAGATCACGTTCAAGATCGATGAAGGTCCGCGCGTTCGAGTGAAGCGAATTGAAATTACTGGCAATATCTCTCGCCAGGGAAGCTATTACGCGGAGTTTATTGAAAGCAGTAGTCGCGACTTGATTGGCGAAGGATATTACAACCGGAAAGACATTGAAGATGGAATCCGAAGCCTCGAAGAAGAACTTCAGAATCAAGGCTATCTGCGAGCAAAAGTAAAGTCGTGGCGGTCAGAGTTTTCAAATCCTCAGCTTTCGTCTGCCACGAGTGCCAGGGACCAAGTGGACACTGGACAAAACATGGCCGCTACTAAATCCGCAGGAAAACGCGGCAGTCAAGCAACACTGATTCTAAATATCGACGAGGGCCCACTGACGGTTATCCGCCAGATTCGTTTCGAGGGGGTTGAGGCATTTTCCAAGATCCAGCTTCAGGGAATCTTGCCGATCAAAACCAGTGAATCACTTCGCATCAAAGATCTGAATGACGCCATCGAAGCACTTAAGTCCTACTATTACTCTCAAGGCTTTATCGAGATGCGGATATTAAATGAAAAAGAAGGACTCGTTACTTACAACGAGTCCAGCACCCAAGCGACGGTCGAATTCCAAGTCTATGAAGGCCCCAAAGTGACCGTTAGCTCCATCGTTCTCGATGGGAATGTCATGACAAAAGATTATGTCATTTTACGCGAACTCTCGATCAAGCAAGGCGATGTGTTTACACCGGAGCTCCGCGATGACTCGATTTTTCACTTACAAAGATTAAGTCTCTTTTCTCGCGTGAATGTTCGCACGCTCGAAGAGGGAACGTCGATTGCCGAACGCACGGTGATTGTCGAAGTCGAGGAAAGTGCCCCTGGCACCTTTGAGTCCGGCGTGGGAGTCGCCTATGACCGCGATTTACTTTTCCGTGGCTATGCCGGGATCGCTTATAGAAATCTTCAAGGCACAGGCCGCGCGGCCAGTATTCGGGCTGATCCAAGCTATTCGACTGATCCAAAGATCAGCTATCTCGAGTACAAAATCACGCTCAGCTATCTTGAACCATATATTTTACGTGACCGAAATAAAGGTCGCTTGAATTTGGTGCGCGACGTTGGCTTCAAGGAAGTCGATTCTGACGGCAAAGCTATTATTCTAGCGAAGAATGAAATCGGATTAAATCTTGAGCGCGATTTAACTAAGCACTTGAAACTTACCTATACCGCCTACAACCTCTCGAGCCAAAGCGAGTTCGATCGCAGTAATCCGGATGAAATTAAGCGAACGCAAAACATTGCCAAAACCGGCCCTCAGATTGAATACGACACTCGCGATAATGTCTTTTACCCAACCAAAGGTCTCTACGCACAAATCGGTTTTGAATATGCTGACCCGATCTTGGGGAGCTCCGAAGACGCTTCACAATCCATTAAGTTTTCGAAAGTCACCGCCTCCGTTTCAGTACCCTACCGAATATTTGGTAGTCCTAATTTTATTTTCGCATCCAGTGTTCGCTCGGGGTACCTCGCGAATTTATCGACGCTTCCTCAAGGTGGCGTGCCGGATCAAGAAGCATTTTTTCTAGGTGGTCGCTCGACACTTCGCGGTTTCCAGCCGACTGGAAGATCTTTAGATCTCGAGCGAGTTCCTAACTTAACCCAGCTTGGAAAAGCGAATTTGCGGGATTTTTATGTCACCACCGACAGCTACTATTATCTATTGAAAGCGGAAATTCGTTTTCCGGTCTACGGCGATTTTCATGGTGCGCTCTTCTACGATGGCGGCGCCGTTCTTCTTTCGCAAATATTCCTTGAGGATTCTTATCGAGATTCATTCGGCGTGGCACTTCGCTACAAAGTATCTGGCGGTATCGTCGCGGGTCTTGAATACGGAAAAAAACTAAATCGAAAAAACTGGCATCCCTACGGCTATGAAAGTCCAGAAGCCTGGCACTTCTCCATCGGCACCTTTTAAAAACTCATACGATCCGGCAAACCCAGGCGCGAAGAAATCACGCGAACAATCTCGGCAGCGGTTTCTTCTAACGCGCGTTCGGTCACATTGAAAACTGGCCAACGACGATTCTGTCGGAACAAGTCTTGAGCGTACTCAATTTCTTTTTCAATGTAACTTAGCCGTGCGTATTCTCCGCCCGGATCTTGGCCAAACTTTTCCAAACGATTGCGCCGAATGCGGGAAAGCGAACTGGTGTCGATCAAAAGTCCAACAATGCGTCTTTGATCAACATCGAAAACCTCTTTGGGAAGCTTCGAGTTCAACACCAATGGAATATTGGCCACCCTCCAGCCCTTGTGACTTAAAAAAATTGAAAGCGGTGTTTTGGAGGTTCGCGAAATGCCTACTAAAATAATGTCGGCTTCGTTTAAGTCAGTAAGGCACTTTCCGTCGTCATGCTTAACCGTGTATTCAATGGCTTCGATTCGCTTAAAGTAACGATCGTCAACCATTCGTAAAATTCCAACGCTCTTCGCACCAGGTCTTCCACCGAAGTAGTCATCCAACGTCTGCAAAAGAGGACCAATCAAATCGACACTCAATAATCCTTTCGATGCCGATTGCTCTTGAATCACCTGCTTCAACTGGGGGCTGACAACGGTGTGAATGATAATGCCCTGATTTTCGAACGCATCAGCAATAACACTTTCAACTTGAGTTTCTGTTCTGACATTTTTAGATCGCACAATATTGATTTCTACATCCTGATATTGAACGAGCGCTGCGCGAATCATGGTCGCAGCGGTCTCCCCCGTGCCGTCCGAAATAATATAAATGGTCCCTTTTTTCTGACTCACGTCTCAACCTCTCGCCGCCGAACTATTTCCTCTATTAATGGCCGAGCAAACACCTCGGGCCTCGGATCCAGTAAAACCCAGACCACTTCGTTGTTTCCCGAGACCCTGATCGCGCGCATTCCCTCTTCGTTGAAGTCTTCAAAACCGATCGCTTCCAACCAACCGCCAGGGTCAGGAAGCTGGTAAACTTTCATCGAATCACCGTGCTGCACCAGTTCCCGCGCCACTCGACAACGGCGCTCGGGTCGGAACACCTCACCTTTTGAAAAAACAAAGGCGAGGTCGTAATCCTCCCCTTTTCGCTGAAACTGAAATCCATGCGGGTAAATTTCGGCGAAGTCTTTGATCGCCATTTCTTTTCCAGCTTTCGGCAGCTCAGATTTCATCGTCCACTGCGAACGCTCTTGTTCTCTGGTGAAACTTTTTATTTCTTCTCCGTGAACGAATTCAGCATAGCGACGCCACCAATGGACAAGTTTCTTCCGAAATTCAAAAATCAATTGGCCGACTCGACCCATCGAATCCCCCATTCGCCTTGAGAAACTTCCGCCAGTTGCTTGGGCTGGGGAGGTCGCCAATCAGCGGGTGGAAAAACAGTGGCTGTCTGAACTTTTAATCCTGAAAGATGAGCCCCTAAAACCGGTAACCATTCCGAATTTCGAGAGGCATCCGAGCCAGCGCTTAGCGAAAGGACCAGCACGCGCGGCGAAGGAAGACCTTCAGGAGTCGCGAGTAGTAAAGCATCCGAGAAACCGGCGCTTCGCTTTTCAATTCTTTGCAGGCTTCGACGCAGAAGCAGACCTAGATGCCAATCTAGCTTTTCCGTCCAATGATTTTCATCTGGATTGATAAGGACCCACACATCAGATTTCATTTTCCAAATCGCCTCGAAACTTGAGGACGAAAAAAGCTCGATTGTCATAGCTCAATCGTCAGAGCTGACGTGCGATCGGGTCAAGAATCCCGTTCACAAATGACGCTGAGTCCGTGCTGCCGTAGAGTCGTGCAAGCTCAACGGCCTCGTCGATGGCAATGCCGGCACTCAATTTAGGCACCATGAAACTCATCTCAAAGGTCGCCATTCTGAGAAGCGAGAGATCGACAAGACTCATGCGGCTGAGTTTCCAGTGTCGGGCCTGCGCTTCAATCATTCGGTCAATGGCTTCGTGATTTTCACAAACCCCGATGAACAAAATTCCACCATAAGCGGCAATTTCTGGTTCCATTTCAAAATCGCGCACGAAATCAGTCAGAAGCCCACGAGGAGAACCCTCAAGACCTTTGGCGGGGGCAAATTCACGCAAAAATAGCAGCTGCAACGTCATTTCCCGGGCACGGCGCCGAGGCGACATTTCAGCTTGAGCGATATCAGATCCAGCGGTTACTCGGGTCATGCGGCGCACTTTAAGTAGCCACGCGCAAGCCGTCAACCACAGCCTCCAAGAAGAATGCTTGCGAACCGGGGTGCTTTCACTAGAACCTGAAGATGGCTTCAGGGAGGTCAAAATGTTGCAAAAAATGATGCGGACGATTGTTCACCTGGCAGTTGGACTCCTCGTTGGGCTCGGAGCCGTGGAAACTATCCATGGGCAGGTTTTTCAAGACGGCCAAGGCGCCATCGAAGTAAGCCCTGGAAAGGCCAAGTCCAAGTTCAAACCACGAGTCGGTCGGCAAGCGGCCGCAAAATACATGTCTCCCCAAAGGCCGGATCAAAAAGACGAGGGCGGAGGGGGGGAAGACGATCAGGTTGAAGCAACTCGTTCGCGCGAGCCTGCGGGCACGTCTGCCGATCACTATCTCGCTCTCCATGGTGGTTGGTTTGTTTCCGATAATTCCTACAAGTGGGGCGTCCCGGAAAATCAAGACAACATCGGTCGTTGGAATTTGGGTGTCACCTACCGAATGGGCGAGTGGATCAACTCGATGGATCTCCTGATGCGCTTTGATGTGTCCCGCTTCGTACTCGCAGAAGGCGGAGTAACAAAGTTTAGTTTCTTGCCGCTGATTACTTTCCCCGACGCTTCAAGCCGTTTCCCCTTGTATTTTGGTGCCGGTGCAGGCATTGGCTTCTTTGGAACTCAGTTAGCAGGTGAATCTTCGCTGGCACTCGACTATCAGTTACTTGCAGGCGCACGATTTTTTAATGTGTGGGATCTGACCGGACTTTTTATCGAAGGCGGCATCAAAAACCACCTCCACCTTCTTAGCGACGGACAATACAATGGCACGTTCATCACGACAGGGCTCCTCTTTACGTTCTAAATCGAGTTCCAATTCGGGATCTAAGATCGTACCGAGGTCCGGCAGCGGAAGTGCGCCCACTCAACGCAAACCAGGCTCGTTCGATCGGTCTGACGTTTTCCCCACCAAGGGACCTGAAGCAAATCCGTTCCGACAAGAGGTAAGACCCGAGCGCGGCGGCTTTTTTGTTCACCGCCCCGTCGCCCAGATCGCAATCGATGCGCTTGCGACAATTGTCTTAGAGGGACGCTACGCTGACAAAGTCATCGAGAAAGCATTTAAGTCGCGGAAAAATATGGGTGCCCGCGATCGAAAACAGTTTGCGGAAATCGTATACGATTTAATTCGTTGGTGGCGCAGATCTGGCGCCGCCATCGGCTGGGACACAGAAGTAAGCACTCCTTCGCGTGACGATCTTTGGAAATGGCTAGCCGTACTCATCGTCGAAAAATCCGTGAAAGATGGTCAGGACCCAACTCTTCCGAAATGGCCAGAATTCCAGGGCCTAAGGGCCGACAAAATAGCGAATGCTCTAAGTGAAATCGACCCAGTAAAGGATCGAGCGGTTTTTGAATCTGTTCCCGACTGGCTTGATAAGCTTGGTCAAAAAGAACTCGGAGCCAAATGGCCGCAGACCTTACATGCTTTGAATTTGCCAGCACCTGTTTTCTTGCGCGCCAACACTTTGAAATGCACACGCGACGAGCTGATTGCGAGGCTTAAAGAGGAAGAAGGCGTCAGCGCCCTTCCGGCACATGAAACCTCAGGCGGCGTGATTCTTTCAGAACGGAAAAACCTTTTTTCGTCGAAAACCTTTCAAGAGGGATGGTTCGAAGTACAAGACGGAGCCAGTCAGCTAGTGGCCGAAATGCTAGGTGCCGAGCCTGGCGACCGAGTCATCGATGCATGCGCTGGTGCAGGCGGAAAAACACTCGCCATTGGTGCGATGATGAAAAACAAAGGGCGCCTCATCGCTTTAGATATTCACGAAATCAAACTCCAAGAGCTTCGCCGCCGAGTCGCTAGAAGCGGAATTGATACTTCTGAAGCGCGCCTCATTGATTCCGCGAAAGTGATCAAACGCCTCGAAAACTCTGCCGACCGCGTCCTTTTGGATGTTCCGTGCTCAGGCACTGGTGTCTT from Deltaproteobacteria bacterium includes these protein-coding regions:
- a CDS encoding RsmB/NOP family class I SAM-dependent RNA methyltransferase; translated protein: MGARDRKQFAEIVYDLIRWWRRSGAAIGWDTEVSTPSRDDLWKWLAVLIVEKSVKDGQDPTLPKWPEFQGLRADKIANALSEIDPVKDRAVFESVPDWLDKLGQKELGAKWPQTLHALNLPAPVFLRANTLKCTRDELIARLKEEEGVSALPAHETSGGVILSERKNLFSSKTFQEGWFEVQDGASQLVAEMLGAEPGDRVIDACAGAGGKTLAIGAMMKNKGRLIALDIHEIKLQELRRRVARSGIDTSEARLIDSAKVIKRLENSADRVLLDVPCSGTGVFRRNPDAKWKLKPEDIERLLILQAQILDEYTSMVKPGGVVVYATCSCLPSENRKQVDAFLKRRQAFKAPGAPQFELVRDRDFAPGNNRYDGFYAAILKRIP